In Toxoplasma gondii ME49 chromosome VIII, whole genome shotgun sequence, a single genomic region encodes these proteins:
- a CDS encoding hypothetical protein (encoded by transcript TGME49_268430), with protein MAGVNDYVQGAPHGPPPDLAVGNPNGRSAPLHQTSEGTPGSLHPSSPDVKLKSSTPGKSARPLPGDEFVSLTTTADSSTPAAVTPTAAVPLPSVASRKDRIYAREPEGPVSSGRQGEVNNPGRDAAPGVAPLNGERLDVASAQTDRPSESQTESSRFATNSSNQLVAVSPADSPSSLQLISFESTEEASLCGARAQHLDAPPGQTDQGARRVPLHAPNRSDSAVDSQFGSSDQTTANLQQLAGYLRNGNSHAQSGVNAAHMWRGNSGEDARTPGDCGLVDCGSSDAEAEAQKLMKSLIAERDLYKAAFGAANEELEELQGSHRELQKALGEADRRLLHSELLLQRQQRQIAATEQGSETRRVDREDVEQIGGEPPTLHTLEGSHSSAEVIDCRAISRYSGQGRGTTPVSSCSKSPSTTEPVSNQKRPDTQEARYREVARRSMSRNGGNPLSKPHPRCASEYVLSPAVRSSNDSQLGERVIDVFTSRKPRSSLLTSQLPQGGEFAYSAADDVAEFSGGASRYDGRPRNRGSILSFTEGRIRRDCGVHSYRGQKAAQSGGEAGVVMEGSRHSAETATRLRTGLENNHTASAASRGPEDQTMLFAEADRYRGVAAASGTRRSNGRGRRRSSSGEESTPPLRSVSCEGVYGVEADLGNISSSFELLRRHSPSTFPQRGSVRDCDGDENGEGKTSFPSLLQYEAPETAWSRADKKDGALHDNSETLRKSIVDSYFWLHKLSASISSGEYPSVELLVRGVEEQQQLIRVAQTMEEEREQYVDAVANLHAELRSVRDEACIYLLAHQQQATDLQQEADDAHAAADFWLENHLRFMRKWQRIGYGALIYLPSARVVSDEDTWNQQQQLFQTGDHCLMIAGDCEIDPLESPVASDSPTARDLSACKVSQSLRAVDAICAAQVILHDEEEAESGETHASEAAEDLSWAMPDDFVRCPGSDRDSKKVERECFQKRDSNIVEAARGVNHDLQAGWLQRRGERMLLWFLD; from the exons ATGGCGGGAGTCAATGATTATGTCCAAGGAGCCCCCCATGGTCCGCCTCCCGACCTTGCCGTGGGAAATCCCAACGGacgctctgcgcctctccatCAAACAAGCGAGGGAACTCCAGGCAGTCTTCATCCTTCATCTCCAGATGTGAAACTGAAATCGTCGACTCCAGGCAAAAGCGCACGCCCCCTGCCGGGCGATGAATTCGTCTCGTTGACAACTACAGCTGATTCCTCCACACCAGCTGCCGTGACACCTACTGCGGCTGTCCCGCTCCCCTCTGTCGCCAGTCGAAAAGACCGAATCTACGCGAGAGAGCCGGAAGGACCCGTCAGCAGTGGAAGACAAGGCGAGGTGAACAATCCGGGTCGAGATGCGGCTCCAGGAGTTGCACCTTTAAATGGAGAGCGTCTAGACGTTGCCTCGGCACAGACGGACCGTCCTAGCGAGTCGCAGACTGAAAGCTCACGCTTCGCGACAAATTCGTCCAACCAGTTGGTTGCCGTGTCCCCAGCAGACTCGCCATCCTCGCTTCAGCTAATTTCTTTCGAGTCTACCGAAGAAGCGTCCTTGTGTGGGGCGCGGGCTCAACACCTTGATGCTCCACCTGGACAGACAGACCAAGGCGCGAGACGCGTGCCTCTCCACGCCCCGaacagaagcgacagcgcTGTAGATTCTCAGTTCGGATCTTCTGATCAGACTACCGCCAATCTGCAGCAGCTCGCGGGGTATTTACGTAATGGGAACTCTCACGCTCAGAGCGGAGTGAATGCCGCCCACATGTGGAGGGGAAACAGTGGAGAGGACGCTAGAACCCCAGGTGACTGCGGACTGGTCGATTGCGGCTCCTCAGACGCTGAAGCAGAAGCTCAGAAGCTGATGAAGTCCCTGATTGCAGAGAGAGATCTGTACAAGGCAGCGTTTGGCGCGGCAAACGAGGAGTTAGAGGAACTACAGGGTAGTCATCGCGAGCTTCAGAAGGCTCTCGGAGAGGCGGACCGACGCCTTCTGCATTCAGAGTTGCTTCTGCAACGCCAGCAGCGACAGATCGCTGCAACCGAGCAGGGTTCTGAAACGCGTCGGGTGGACAGAGAGGATGTAGAACAAATCGGGGGCGAGCCGCCCACGTTGCACACGCTGGAAGGGAGCCACTCCAGTGCAGAAGTGATCGACTGCCGCGCAATATCGCGTTACAGCGGCCAAGGTCGCGGGACGACTCCGGTTTCCTCCTGTTCCAAGTCTCCATCCACGACGGAGCCGGTGAGCAACCAGAAAAGACCAGATACACAGGAGGCAAGATATCGAGAAGTGGCTCGTAGAAGTATGAGTAGGAATGGAGGGAATCCATTGTCAAAACCGCACCCAAGGTGCGCATCGGAGTacgttctgtctccggcAGTCCGGTCGTCTAACGACTCTCAGCTAGGAGAGCGCGTTATCGATGTCTTTACCTCGCGTAAACCTCGGAGCTCCTTGCTCACTTCGCAACTCCCCCAGGGGGGCGAATTCGCATATTCGGCAGCTGATGACGTCGCCGAATTCTCGGGGGGGGCTTCGAGATACGACGGAAGGCCCAGGAATCGCGGCAGCATCCTCTCTTTTACAGAGGGGAGAATTCGCCGCGACTGCGGAGTCCACAGTTACAGGGGACAAAAAGCTGCACAGTCAGGCGGTGAGGCTGGGGTTGTGATGGAGGGATCCCGACACtcagcggagacagcaacTCGACTCCGTACAGGTCTCGAGAACAACCATACAGCGTCCGCAGCGAGTAGAGGACCAGAGGACCAGACGATGTTGTTTGCAGAGGCGGACCGCTACCGGGGAGTCGCAGCGGCGTCGGGTACACGAAGGAGTAACGGGAGAGGTAGGCGCCGGAGTTCCAGCGGAGAAGAGTCAACTCCTCCCCTACGATCTGTTTCATGCGAGGGAGTTTACGGGGTAGAGGCAGATCTCGGCAACATCTCAAGCAGTTTCGAGCTCCTTCGCCGCCACAGTCCCTCTACATTTCCGCAGCGTGGATCTGTGCGAGAttgcgacggagacgaaaacggCGAAGGCAAGACAtcgttcccttctcttctacAGTATGAAGCTCCAGAAACTGCGTGGAGTAGAGCCGACAAGAAAGATGGAGCTCTTCACGACAACTCAGAGACCCTACGAAAAAGCATAGTGGATTCCTACTTCTGGCTGCATAAATTGTCCGCCAGTATCTCATCTGGAGAATACCCAAGCGTTGAACTGCTGGTCAGAGGCGTTGAAGAACAGCAACAGCTCATTCGCGTGGCCCAAACCatggaagaggaaagggagcAGTATGTGGATGCCGTCGCCAATTTGCACGCCGA GCTACGTTCTGTACGTGACGAGGCGTGTATCTATCTTTTGGCCCATCAACAGCAAGCGACCGATCTGCAGCAAGAGGCCGAcgatgcgcatgcagccgcggACTTTTGGCTGGAAAATCACCTTCGTTTCATGCGGAAGTGGCAGCGGATTGGGTATGGTGCCCTTATCTATCTGCCGTCTGCGCGCGTCGTCTCGGATGAAGACACTTGGAACCAGCAACAGCAATTGTTTCAGACTGGAGATCATTGCCTGATGATTGCAGGGGATTGTGAAATCGATCCTCTGGAATCTCCCGTGGCTTCAGACAGTCCGACAGCGAGAGATctatctgcatgcaaagtgTCCCAGTCGCTTCGAGCGGTGGATGCTATATGTGCAGCCCAGGTGATTCTCcatgatgaagaagaggcagaaagtggagaaacgcatgctTCTGAAGCGGCAGAAGACTTGTCATGGGCTATGCCCGATGATTTTGTACGCTGTCCTGGAAGTGACAGAGATTcgaaaaaagtggaaaggGAGTGTTTTCAGAAACGAGACTCAAACATTGTGGAAGCGGCACGCGGTGTTAACCACGATTTGCAAGCGGGTTGGCTGCAAAGGCGGGGAGAAAGAATGCTTTTGTGGTTCCTTGATTAA